The following coding sequences are from one Patescibacteria group bacterium window:
- a CDS encoding dockerin type I domain-containing protein, translating into MPEPVNPAPQKRATAVRTQTPTNTVVRSSLLLMTVAATVSAGVLLAALVIQSLPKRVFEVKKVAAVTSPAGYEGNILLVKFADAKLTDKQRLSAVNAALKKPVQCTRTETVRVRQGWRRVNKQVDVSYNCTVKVQRMTPVVPAKEASTVLAANRASKVETAAAKTAYATLQQYSIITLTGTRVNVPSAIAVLKAAGITADANGAMGIAALASDPRVTSALQTLGVSDAQTNAYGVQGDANGDGGLTWADPEVMVQYIFNGGAAPTNRTGADMNADGLLNISDVVQMVQSLVATMSAPNDLTSDAKVNMDDVHFLQRYIFSNGAAPVPLASADYSADGQVNVSDLVGYGVYVQTHPAAPVAACTRGDANADGKVDLADVTAISDYIFQGATLAGLPCADVNSDGKVNISDAVALVALLQNPVATTQTNGRSAVLGDTIPATDTPTDGDPGYLLGDVDASNRVNSQDVTALLNYIFQGAAAPSPLARADLNSDGLVNISDGVTLTNLISASQKNRCQVADLNNDGQVDAKDPSVIVDYIFSGGAAPDTTKADIDNDGRITISDAVALTNCIQLAAAPLADYNKVNTNGAGTEFLLGDANNNGARNLDDAQYIIDYIFNNGSAPVPMEAGDIDGNGIVNISDVVALVNLLDILANNPADLPVLYGDANKDGAVDSKDIEALTAALIAKQTDAQLDVNRDGKANIVDAYYLPQLLNVDGASKPLPDVNGDGKVNFGDVDYLLAYIFAGGPAPANMSTADVNGDGKVNISDVVAITNALTQQGVLQYMTGDANRDGQVTMADAQYLIAYIFAGGPAPDPLLRGDVSGDGAVNITDVVILVQRFNQVLAPVGTPEASVAVLDTGVKTSGTVLKAAAVTTKDIPGNKKDDDKNGYVDDAYGWNTLVAGGSTMDTNGHGTTVATAILQVAPKAQILPVAVLDRSGMGTCLSVARGLIYATQQGADVANISASGKGTCTLLSDVAVYAQARGTVSVFAAGNDSAKSSTTVQGKVAAGLLVGALDGTAVAKYSNTGATVVAPGVSTSSQGTSISAAYASGCSALVLTKQASLTPVKVLERLTTTVKGTALRCDLATNF; encoded by the coding sequence ATGCCAGAACCAGTCAATCCAGCGCCGCAGAAGCGCGCAACCGCCGTTCGCACGCAGACCCCAACGAACACGGTTGTTCGGTCGTCGCTCCTCCTCATGACTGTGGCCGCCACGGTGAGTGCTGGCGTTTTGCTGGCCGCTTTGGTCATTCAGTCTTTGCCTAAGCGAGTGTTTGAAGTCAAGAAAGTTGCGGCGGTGACGTCGCCTGCGGGGTATGAAGGGAATATTCTCTTGGTGAAATTTGCAGATGCAAAATTAACAGACAAGCAACGGCTATCGGCTGTGAATGCCGCCCTGAAAAAGCCTGTGCAATGCACGCGAACGGAGACAGTGCGCGTGCGCCAAGGGTGGCGAAGAGTGAATAAGCAGGTGGACGTCAGTTACAACTGCACCGTGAAAGTGCAGCGCATGACGCCCGTAGTTCCAGCCAAGGAAGCAAGCACCGTATTGGCAGCGAACCGAGCAAGCAAAGTTGAGACAGCCGCTGCGAAGACTGCATATGCAACGCTACAACAGTACAGCATTATTACTCTCACCGGGACGCGGGTGAACGTTCCTTCAGCCATTGCGGTGTTGAAAGCAGCAGGTATTACCGCAGACGCAAATGGTGCCATGGGTATTGCAGCCTTGGCCAGCGATCCACGGGTTACCTCAGCCTTGCAGACGTTGGGAGTAAGTGATGCGCAGACAAACGCCTATGGGGTGCAAGGCGATGCAAATGGCGATGGTGGCCTGACCTGGGCTGACCCAGAAGTGATGGTGCAGTACATCTTCAATGGTGGTGCCGCACCAACGAATCGCACTGGGGCAGATATGAATGCAGACGGTTTGCTGAATATCAGCGACGTTGTGCAGATGGTGCAGTCCTTGGTTGCCACTATGTCCGCGCCAAATGATTTGACTAGCGATGCGAAAGTGAACATGGATGACGTGCACTTCCTGCAGCGGTACATCTTCAGCAATGGTGCGGCGCCAGTTCCCTTGGCAAGCGCAGACTACTCTGCTGATGGACAGGTGAACGTTTCCGATCTCGTGGGGTACGGGGTGTACGTGCAAACCCATCCCGCGGCTCCTGTTGCTGCTTGCACCCGGGGTGACGCAAACGCAGATGGAAAAGTTGACCTCGCAGACGTCACAGCAATTTCTGATTACATCTTCCAAGGTGCAACGCTGGCTGGTCTGCCTTGCGCTGACGTCAATAGTGATGGCAAGGTGAATATTAGCGACGCGGTTGCATTGGTTGCCTTACTCCAAAATCCAGTTGCGACAACGCAAACCAATGGACGTTCTGCAGTACTTGGCGACACAATTCCTGCAACCGACACGCCCACAGATGGTGATCCTGGGTACCTCCTGGGTGATGTTGATGCATCGAACCGAGTGAACAGCCAGGATGTCACCGCTCTTCTCAATTACATATTCCAAGGCGCGGCAGCGCCCAGCCCCTTGGCCCGCGCGGATTTGAATAGTGATGGACTGGTGAACATTTCCGACGGTGTAACACTAACCAATCTGATTTCTGCGAGCCAGAAAAACCGCTGCCAGGTTGCAGACCTGAACAATGATGGCCAGGTTGACGCGAAAGATCCATCCGTTATTGTTGACTACATTTTCAGTGGCGGGGCTGCTCCTGACACCACGAAAGCGGATATTGATAACGATGGCCGCATTACCATAAGTGATGCTGTGGCGCTGACGAACTGCATTCAGCTAGCCGCAGCACCCCTTGCTGATTACAATAAAGTAAACACCAATGGTGCAGGGACGGAATTTTTGTTAGGTGATGCAAACAACAATGGTGCACGGAATTTGGATGATGCACAGTACATCATTGATTACATTTTCAACAATGGCTCCGCGCCGGTGCCTATGGAAGCTGGTGACATTGATGGCAACGGGATAGTCAATATTAGCGACGTTGTTGCCTTGGTCAACCTTCTAGATATTCTGGCCAATAATCCAGCTGACCTGCCCGTGCTCTACGGTGATGCCAACAAAGATGGCGCGGTGGACAGCAAGGATATTGAAGCGCTTACTGCAGCGTTGATTGCCAAGCAGACAGACGCACAATTGGATGTGAATCGAGATGGGAAAGCCAATATTGTAGACGCCTACTACTTGCCCCAGCTTCTGAATGTTGACGGCGCATCAAAGCCATTGCCTGACGTGAATGGTGACGGCAAGGTGAATTTTGGTGATGTGGATTACCTTTTGGCATACATTTTTGCTGGTGGTCCTGCGCCTGCCAATATGAGTACGGCTGACGTGAACGGTGATGGTAAGGTGAACATTAGTGATGTTGTCGCAATCACCAATGCGCTGACGCAACAAGGCGTTCTGCAGTACATGACCGGTGATGCAAACCGAGACGGACAAGTGACAATGGCTGACGCGCAGTACCTCATTGCCTACATTTTTGCCGGCGGCCCTGCACCAGACCCACTGCTCCGCGGTGACGTCAGCGGCGATGGCGCGGTGAATATTACGGACGTGGTGATCCTGGTGCAGCGTTTCAACCAAGTTCTCGCACCCGTGGGAACCCCAGAAGCCTCGGTTGCCGTGCTGGATACGGGCGTGAAAACCAGTGGCACGGTGCTGAAAGCAGCTGCTGTGACCACAAAGGATATCCCCGGTAATAAGAAGGACGACGATAAGAACGGGTACGTTGATGATGCGTACGGTTGGAATACCTTGGTGGCTGGTGGCTCCACGATGGATACCAATGGGCACGGTACCACGGTCGCTACGGCGATTCTCCAAGTCGCACCAAAAGCACAAATTCTGCCGGTCGCAGTATTAGATCGGTCGGGTATGGGTACCTGCTTGTCGGTCGCGCGCGGGCTCATCTACGCCACGCAGCAAGGTGCTGACGTCGCCAACATCAGCGCCAGCGGCAAGGGAACCTGCACGCTTCTGAGCGATGTTGCGGTGTACGCGCAAGCGCGAGGCACTGTTTCGGTCTTCGCAGCTGGAAATGACAGCGCGAAGAGCTCCACGACCGTGCAAGGAAAGGTAGCCGCAGGTTTGCTTGTTGGTGCTTTGGATGGCACCGCAGTGGCAAAGTACTCCAACACGGGCGCAACCGTCGTTGCGCCAGGAGTTAGCACCTCCAGCCAGGGGACGTCCATCAGTGCTGCGTACGCCAGTGGCTGCAGCGCCTTGGTGCTCACGAAGCAGGCAAGTCTGACACCGGTAAAAGTTTTGGAACGTCTCACGACGACAGTGAAGGGCACAGCGCTCCGCTGTGATCTCGCCACTAATTTCTAA
- a CDS encoding papain-like cysteine protease family protein gives MPYRHQEREDSCGPACVQMLLAWQGQKQSQRALYQLLQTNSQIGTTRTHILHALRALGFAFKVEAKLSVPQLRKWLHHGPVLVRFMEPKEQVHHYAVAVGTHADQLLLHDPWNGKNILMHWGEFARLWRQVSRKPKTGGWAVLFPAKIQRFR, from the coding sequence GTGCCGTACCGGCATCAGGAGCGGGAAGACTCCTGTGGTCCTGCTTGCGTGCAAATGCTTTTGGCTTGGCAAGGGCAAAAGCAGTCTCAGCGCGCACTGTACCAGCTGTTACAGACAAATTCCCAGATAGGCACAACCCGTACCCATATCCTGCATGCGTTGCGGGCATTGGGTTTTGCGTTTAAGGTAGAGGCAAAGCTATCGGTTCCCCAGCTACGCAAATGGCTGCACCATGGCCCGGTTCTGGTCCGCTTCATGGAACCCAAAGAGCAGGTACACCATTATGCGGTTGCTGTGGGTACGCACGCAGATCAGCTTCTCCTGCACGATCCGTGGAATGGAAAGAATATTCTTATGCACTGGGGAGAATTTGCGCGGCTTTGGCGTCAGGTCAGCCGCAAGCCAAAAACTGGCGGTTGGGCTGTTCTTTTTCCCGCCAAGATTCAGCGTTTCCGCTGA
- the thrS gene encoding threonine--tRNA ligase — protein sequence MANEKNLENLRHSLAHLLAASVLELMPDAKLGVGPTIAQGFYYDFLLPRPLTPQDLPKLEKMMRKKIGQGLGFKREELSEKQAREKFSNQPFKLELIHDLVTKGTTVFDELQNDGSKGQATITSYTTGSFVDLCRGGHVESTREISADAFTLTHLAGAYWRGDEKNPMLTRIYGAAFATKAELDAYLKLQEEIKKRDHRVLGPALDLFTFSDLVGSGLPLWTPKGTLLRDLLDSYVWELRQAAGYERVDIPHISKKDLFEKSGHWQKFKDELFHITSREGHTFAMKPMNCPHHTQIYARKQFSYRELPQRYASTTKVYRDEQSGELAGLSRVRSITQDDAHVFCRESQVEAECKTIWGIVKKFYSAAGFSLDVRLSLHDPKHPEKYLGDVQRWAKAETTLRKIVRSMKAQATEAPGEAAFYGPKVDFMAKDSLGREWQVATIQLDMNLPERFDLDCINEQGEHERIVMIHAAIMGSLERYISILIEHFAGAFPLWLAPVHVAIIPVGLKHQKACAKLGKELQAAGLRVDVGLADQSVGKSIREAEKQKIPYMLVIGDKEVGSTKLHVRVRGKQKLQVISKKPFLAYLLKKITQRKR from the coding sequence ATGGCAAACGAAAAAAATCTGGAAAACCTTCGCCACTCCCTGGCCCACCTGCTGGCTGCCAGCGTGCTGGAACTCATGCCTGACGCAAAGCTTGGTGTAGGACCCACAATTGCGCAGGGTTTCTACTACGACTTCCTCCTCCCCCGCCCCCTCACTCCGCAAGATTTACCCAAACTGGAAAAAATGATGCGGAAGAAAATCGGCCAAGGGTTGGGATTCAAACGGGAAGAACTTTCGGAAAAGCAAGCACGGGAAAAATTCAGTAACCAACCATTCAAATTGGAACTCATCCACGATTTGGTCACCAAAGGCACCACGGTCTTTGACGAACTGCAAAATGACGGGAGCAAAGGCCAAGCAACCATTACCTCGTACACCACTGGCTCATTCGTCGACCTCTGCCGGGGCGGGCACGTGGAATCTACCCGTGAGATCTCCGCTGATGCATTTACCCTCACCCACTTGGCTGGCGCCTACTGGCGTGGAGATGAAAAGAACCCCATGCTCACCCGGATCTACGGTGCAGCCTTTGCCACCAAAGCTGAGCTGGATGCATACCTGAAGCTGCAGGAAGAGATCAAGAAGCGAGACCACCGGGTGCTTGGGCCGGCGCTGGACTTGTTCACCTTCTCCGATTTAGTAGGGAGTGGCTTGCCGCTGTGGACGCCCAAGGGCACGCTGCTGCGCGACCTGCTGGACTCCTACGTCTGGGAATTGCGCCAAGCTGCCGGGTACGAGCGCGTAGACATTCCTCACATTTCCAAAAAAGACCTCTTTGAAAAGAGCGGGCATTGGCAGAAATTCAAGGACGAACTGTTCCACATCACCTCACGGGAAGGGCACACCTTTGCCATGAAGCCCATGAACTGCCCGCACCACACGCAAATCTACGCTCGCAAGCAGTTCTCCTACCGCGAACTGCCACAGCGCTACGCTTCCACCACCAAAGTCTACCGAGACGAGCAGAGCGGTGAACTTGCCGGGCTGTCCCGCGTGCGGTCCATTACCCAAGATGACGCACACGTCTTCTGCCGTGAATCACAGGTAGAAGCCGAGTGCAAAACCATCTGGGGCATTGTAAAGAAGTTCTACAGTGCCGCCGGGTTCAGCTTGGATGTTCGCTTGTCCTTGCATGACCCCAAGCACCCAGAGAAATACTTGGGTGACGTGCAGCGCTGGGCCAAGGCAGAAACGACTTTACGAAAAATCGTCCGCAGTATGAAAGCACAGGCAACGGAAGCACCGGGGGAAGCCGCCTTCTACGGACCCAAGGTAGACTTCATGGCCAAAGATTCTCTAGGCCGAGAATGGCAAGTAGCCACAATCCAACTGGACATGAACTTGCCGGAGCGGTTTGACCTGGACTGCATTAATGAGCAGGGCGAGCATGAACGGATTGTGATGATCCACGCCGCCATTATGGGTTCCTTGGAGCGGTACATTTCCATTCTCATTGAGCACTTCGCCGGAGCCTTCCCGCTGTGGCTGGCGCCTGTGCACGTGGCGATTATCCCAGTGGGTCTGAAGCACCAGAAAGCCTGCGCCAAGCTGGGAAAGGAACTCCAGGCCGCAGGACTGCGGGTGGATGTGGGCCTGGCTGATCAGAGTGTGGGCAAGAGTATCCGGGAAGCCGAGAAGCAGAAAATCCCGTACATGCTGGTGATTGGTGACAAAGAAGTTGGCTCAACCAAACTGCACGTCCGAGTTCGTGGAAAGCAAAAACTGCAAGTCATTTCCAAGAAGCCCTTCTTGGCTTACCTCCTGAAGAAAATCACTCAGCGGAAACGCTGA
- a CDS encoding baseplate J/gp47 family protein, with protein MTKKTPRTTSEQKIMVLCFFAAAVLLFAGVLVLAMGRSSIRFTWTPQAVEATTTATFAAKPNAEELPARFVQTSVEVTKDFTPETDPTPTATPVFTGKARGQVTITNNWSQTQPLQAGTRVRSADGKIFRTQARVDVPVGGSVTTLVIADEAGEAGAKTKGTTFILPGLWAGLQDKITAVAASDFTGENSEPALPGLTQTELANAQTELLATAAADALPALQKLAPEDFTLYPEMIATTVTKRVGPAAGDPAKAYTLKLTVKATGIAVDTQALTAAAKLTLGAAVSSDLELQNVNPTTFTYKVDTLDSKAEKATVTVKVKGTSKPSATHPLLTPATYLGKSIVDVQTLLQKESAVGNITIDVTPFWTKNIPNDASKLELKVE; from the coding sequence ATGACCAAAAAAACACCCCGAACCACCTCGGAACAGAAGATCATGGTTCTCTGCTTCTTCGCCGCCGCCGTACTACTCTTCGCTGGCGTCCTGGTGCTGGCCATGGGCCGTAGCAGCATCAGGTTTACCTGGACGCCCCAGGCAGTGGAGGCGACAACAACCGCAACCTTTGCCGCCAAGCCAAATGCCGAAGAACTCCCTGCGCGCTTTGTACAAACCTCGGTGGAGGTAACCAAAGACTTCACCCCGGAAACGGATCCGACCCCAACCGCCACGCCCGTGTTCACCGGCAAAGCCCGCGGCCAAGTGACCATTACCAACAACTGGTCCCAAACCCAACCCCTGCAAGCAGGTACCCGCGTCCGATCAGCTGATGGAAAGATTTTTCGCACCCAAGCACGCGTGGACGTGCCGGTTGGCGGCAGCGTAACCACCTTGGTCATTGCCGATGAAGCAGGTGAAGCCGGGGCAAAAACCAAGGGAACAACATTCATCCTCCCAGGGTTGTGGGCTGGTTTACAGGACAAAATTACCGCGGTTGCGGCCAGCGACTTTACGGGTGAGAACAGTGAACCCGCACTGCCTGGCCTAACGCAGACGGAACTGGCAAATGCCCAAACCGAACTCCTGGCCACAGCTGCGGCCGACGCGCTGCCTGCGCTCCAGAAACTGGCACCCGAAGATTTTACCCTCTACCCCGAGATGATTGCCACCACTGTGACCAAGCGCGTTGGCCCAGCCGCGGGTGACCCAGCGAAGGCCTACACCCTCAAACTCACGGTGAAAGCCACGGGCATTGCCGTGGATACCCAAGCGCTCACCGCGGCTGCCAAGCTCACGCTTGGCGCAGCTGTGTCCAGTGACTTGGAACTGCAGAATGTGAACCCAACAACCTTCACCTACAAAGTGGATACCCTGGACAGCAAAGCTGAAAAAGCGACGGTCACCGTCAAAGTGAAGGGCACCAGCAAACCCTCAGCCACCCATCCCCTCCTGACCCCAGCAACCTACCTGGGCAAGAGCATCGTGGATGTGCAGACCTTACTGCAAAAAGAAAGCGCCGTGGGAAATATCACTATTGACGTTACACCTTTCTGGACAAAGAACATTCCGAATGATGCTAGCAAGCTAGAACTGAAGGTGGAGTAA
- a CDS encoding DNA polymerase III subunit alpha, translating into MAFVHLHVHSHYSLLDGLPKLDELVAFAQAQGAPAVALTDHGVLYGAVEFYQKATKAGIKPIIGVETYVAKRTRFDKEPRIDERPFHLVLLAKNAMGYKNLIALVSTAHLEGYYYRARVDHDLLQQHHEGVIALSACLQGELAQAILGKINASPEAVIEKHLAIFGKENYVLEVQPHDLPDQQKVNSAIFALAKKYDLMVVATNDVHYLQPEDAEMQDVLLAIQTKTTVDDPNRLTMTGIDVSMRPEAEMLTAFPDHPEVVSNTLQIAEQCNVEIPLGVTQLPHFAVPGGKTADVYLRELCLEGIPKRYPGRETDPIILKRLDYELEVITTTGFAGYFLIVQDFVNWAKSQGIVVGPGRGSAAGSIVSYLSNITNVDPLAYDLLFERFLNPERISMPDIDLDFADTRRDEVLGYVAHKYGADHVAQIITFGTMAARAAIRDVGRALGFPYTYCDRVAKLIPMFTTLGEAIKDIPELAEIIQKDPDGRRLLTVAQKLEGVARHASVHACGVVITKDPLIDHVPLQHASPDDESIISQYSLHPIEDLGLLKMDFLGLRNLTVLEQTIEIARKGHGKEYDLDRLPLDDPKAFALLREGHTTGVFQLESSGMRRYLRELEPTTLEDIIAMVSLYRPGPMEFIPDFIARKHGEKTVTYIHPKLEKVLAKTYGVAVYQEQIMEIARELAGFTLGEADVLRKAVGKKIAKLLNEQRQKFIDGCVANGIPKATGAKVFDFIEPFARYGFNRSHAACYALIAYQTAYFKANEPEAFMAALLTGDHAFIERIAIEIEECRAMGITVLPPDINESYTTFTAVYEPETKAPTRTIRFGLSAIKNVGENVVAAIVHERKEHGAFSSLEDFLQRVRVKDLNKKSLESLVKSGALDRFGERGALLSNMDGLLQFNRNASAAAVSNQSSLFGGTSMIAAPTIRLGMAEPVSKQQRLQWEKELLGLYLSDHPLRDYQHNLSLIAAPIRTLAEHARDAKVRIGGIVSKVQKVMTKKNEAMLFVKVEDASSGVEVLVFPKLLQQTADLWVEERLVIVEGKVSDKDGEPKLLADAARELDTAALQAYAERSGHQDRPLVIALPKDFPRPQFDELQRILTAYPGQVPVEYTVPNGTGPKRISANLTTDPQAAWTELTALLGRGSLQRL; encoded by the coding sequence ATGGCATTCGTCCACCTTCACGTTCACTCTCACTACTCCCTCCTCGATGGGTTACCAAAACTCGACGAGCTGGTTGCGTTTGCTCAGGCGCAGGGCGCCCCGGCCGTTGCGCTGACTGACCACGGCGTACTGTACGGGGCGGTGGAGTTCTACCAGAAAGCGACCAAGGCTGGGATCAAACCCATCATCGGCGTGGAAACCTACGTGGCCAAACGCACCCGCTTTGACAAGGAGCCGCGCATTGACGAGCGGCCCTTCCATCTGGTGCTGCTGGCGAAGAATGCCATGGGGTATAAAAATCTCATTGCCTTGGTGAGCACGGCGCACTTGGAAGGCTACTACTACCGGGCACGGGTTGACCATGACCTCCTCCAGCAGCACCACGAAGGCGTCATTGCTCTCTCCGCCTGCCTGCAAGGTGAGCTGGCCCAAGCGATTCTGGGAAAAATTAACGCTAGCCCCGAGGCAGTCATTGAAAAGCACCTGGCCATTTTTGGCAAAGAAAACTACGTGCTGGAAGTGCAGCCGCATGACCTGCCCGACCAGCAAAAAGTGAACTCGGCAATTTTTGCCTTGGCCAAGAAGTATGACCTCATGGTAGTAGCTACGAACGACGTGCACTACCTGCAGCCCGAAGATGCGGAGATGCAGGATGTCCTGCTGGCCATTCAAACGAAAACCACAGTGGACGATCCAAACCGTCTTACCATGACAGGCATTGATGTCAGCATGCGACCAGAGGCCGAGATGCTTACAGCGTTCCCTGACCATCCTGAGGTGGTGTCGAACACCCTACAGATAGCAGAGCAGTGCAACGTTGAAATACCGTTGGGGGTGACCCAGCTCCCCCACTTTGCTGTGCCGGGTGGCAAAACCGCTGACGTGTACCTGCGGGAGCTCTGCCTGGAAGGTATCCCCAAACGCTACCCTGGCCGGGAAACTGATCCCATCATTCTCAAAAGACTCGACTACGAACTTGAGGTCATCACCACCACGGGTTTTGCGGGCTACTTTCTCATTGTCCAAGACTTTGTGAACTGGGCCAAGAGCCAAGGGATTGTCGTTGGCCCTGGTCGCGGCTCAGCCGCAGGTTCCATTGTCTCGTACCTATCGAATATCACCAACGTGGATCCGCTGGCGTACGACCTGCTCTTCGAACGATTTCTCAACCCCGAGCGCATCTCCATGCCGGATATTGACTTGGACTTTGCCGATACCCGGCGTGATGAAGTGCTCGGCTACGTCGCGCACAAGTACGGCGCAGACCACGTGGCGCAAATCATTACCTTTGGGACCATGGCTGCCCGCGCTGCCATCCGGGACGTTGGCCGTGCCTTGGGCTTCCCCTATACCTACTGCGACCGCGTGGCCAAACTCATTCCCATGTTCACCACCTTGGGTGAAGCAATCAAAGACATTCCGGAACTGGCGGAGATTATTCAAAAAGACCCAGACGGCCGCCGCCTGCTGACCGTGGCGCAGAAACTGGAAGGCGTGGCGCGGCATGCTTCCGTGCACGCGTGCGGCGTGGTGATTACCAAAGACCCCCTGATTGACCACGTGCCCCTGCAGCACGCAAGCCCGGACGACGAGAGCATCATCAGCCAGTACTCACTCCACCCCATTGAAGACCTGGGGTTACTGAAAATGGACTTCCTGGGTTTACGGAACTTGACTGTGCTGGAACAGACCATTGAGATTGCCCGCAAAGGCCACGGCAAAGAGTACGACCTAGATCGGCTTCCCCTGGACGACCCCAAAGCCTTTGCCTTGCTGCGCGAAGGGCACACCACCGGGGTGTTCCAGTTGGAATCCTCAGGCATGCGCCGGTACCTGCGGGAATTGGAGCCAACCACGCTGGAAGACATCATCGCCATGGTCTCGCTGTACCGCCCTGGGCCAATGGAATTCATCCCTGACTTCATTGCCCGCAAGCACGGGGAGAAGACTGTTACCTACATTCACCCCAAACTGGAGAAAGTACTGGCCAAAACCTACGGCGTGGCCGTGTACCAGGAGCAAATTATGGAAATTGCGCGAGAGTTGGCGGGCTTTACCTTGGGCGAAGCTGACGTCCTCCGGAAAGCAGTGGGTAAAAAAATTGCCAAATTATTGAACGAGCAACGGCAGAAGTTCATTGACGGCTGCGTGGCAAACGGCATTCCCAAGGCCACGGGCGCCAAGGTGTTTGACTTCATTGAACCGTTTGCGCGCTACGGGTTCAACCGCTCCCACGCCGCCTGCTACGCGCTCATCGCCTACCAAACCGCGTACTTCAAAGCGAATGAACCCGAAGCCTTCATGGCCGCCCTGCTGACCGGTGACCACGCCTTCATTGAGCGCATTGCCATTGAGATTGAAGAGTGCCGCGCCATGGGCATCACCGTGCTCCCCCCAGACATTAACGAAAGCTACACGACGTTTACGGCGGTGTATGAACCCGAGACCAAAGCACCAACTCGGACCATTCGCTTTGGCCTTTCCGCCATTAAGAATGTGGGGGAAAATGTGGTGGCTGCCATTGTGCACGAACGCAAAGAGCACGGGGCTTTTTCCTCACTGGAAGACTTCCTGCAACGCGTCCGGGTGAAGGACTTGAACAAGAAATCTCTGGAGAGCTTGGTGAAGAGTGGCGCCTTGGATCGCTTTGGTGAACGCGGTGCGCTGCTGAGCAACATGGATGGGCTGCTGCAGTTCAACCGCAACGCCTCGGCGGCTGCCGTGTCAAACCAGAGCTCCCTCTTTGGCGGCACCAGCATGATTGCCGCCCCCACCATCCGGCTGGGTATGGCAGAACCAGTGAGCAAGCAGCAGCGCTTGCAGTGGGAGAAAGAACTCCTGGGCTTGTACCTCTCAGACCACCCGCTCCGTGACTACCAGCATAACCTCAGCCTGATTGCCGCACCCATCCGAACCCTGGCCGAGCACGCGCGGGATGCAAAGGTTCGCATTGGCGGGATCGTCTCCAAAGTCCAGAAGGTGATGACGAAGAAAAATGAGGCGATGCTCTTCGTGAAAGTGGAAGACGCTAGCAGTGGCGTGGAAGTTTTAGTCTTCCCAAAGCTGCTCCAGCAGACTGCGGATCTGTGGGTGGAAGAACGCTTGGTGATTGTGGAAGGGAAAGTGTCGGACAAAGATGGTGAGCCAAAATTGCTGGCTGATGCTGCCCGGGAACTCGACACCGCCGCGCTGCAGGCGTACGCTGAACGCAGTGGCCACCAGGATCGCCCGTTAGTCATTGCGCTGCCCAAAGATTTTCCCCGCCCACAGTTTGACGAACTCCAGCGCATCCTCACTGCCTACCCGGGCCAAGTTCCAGTGGAGTACACTGTCCCTAATGGCACTGGACCCAAAAGAATTTCCGCTAACCTCACCACTGACCCGCAAGCCGCGTGGACAGAACTCACCGCGCTGTTGGGCCGGGGTAGCCTCCAACGCCTATGA